Proteins from a single region of Candidatus Binatia bacterium:
- the gnd gene encoding decarboxylating 6-phosphogluconate dehydrogenase → MQLGMVGLGKMGEYMTQRLIGGGHKVVAYDRDPQAVARAAGDGATGADSLADMVAKLTESPKVAWVMVPAGTPTDDTIHALADAMGSGAIIIDGGNSNYKDGLRLYANCKAKGVSLIDAGTSGGVWGLQEGYCLMVGGDDAPVKHCEPIFLTLAPPNGYAHVGPPGAGHFSKMVHNGIEYGLLQAYGEGFEILKDSRYDYDLGQLAELWTHASVVRSWLLELLVLAFKQDPDLKDIRGYVEDTGEGRWTVEAAIDENVPAPVITLSLLARMASRQDESFSAKVVAALRNQFGGHAVKSEAHA, encoded by the coding sequence ATGCAACTCGGGATGGTCGGGCTCGGCAAGATGGGCGAATACATGACGCAGCGCCTGATCGGAGGCGGCCATAAAGTGGTCGCGTACGATCGCGATCCGCAAGCCGTTGCGAGGGCGGCCGGGGACGGCGCTACGGGTGCGGACAGCCTCGCCGACATGGTCGCGAAGCTGACGGAATCGCCGAAGGTGGCGTGGGTCATGGTGCCCGCAGGTACGCCGACTGACGATACGATCCACGCGCTCGCCGACGCGATGGGCAGCGGCGCCATTATCATCGACGGCGGCAACAGCAATTATAAAGATGGCCTGCGTCTCTACGCGAACTGCAAGGCCAAAGGCGTCTCGCTGATCGACGCCGGAACAAGCGGCGGCGTCTGGGGGCTGCAGGAAGGCTACTGCCTCATGGTCGGGGGCGACGACGCCCCCGTGAAACACTGCGAGCCGATCTTCCTCACGCTCGCGCCGCCGAACGGCTACGCGCACGTGGGGCCGCCAGGTGCCGGCCACTTCTCCAAAATGGTACACAACGGCATCGAGTACGGACTGCTCCAGGCCTACGGCGAGGGATTCGAGATCCTCAAGGACTCCCGGTACGACTACGACCTCGGACAGCTCGCCGAGCTCTGGACGCACGCGAGCGTCGTGCGCTCGTGGCTTCTCGAGCTGCTGGTTCTGGCGTTCAAGCAAGATCCGGATCTCAAAGACATTCGCGGCTACGTCGAGGACACGGGCGAGGGCCGTTGGACAGTAGAGGCGGCGATCGACGAGAACGTGCCGGCGCCAGTCATCACCCTTTCGCTGCTCGCGCGCATGGCGTCGCGACAGGACGAGTCCTTCAGCGCGAAGGTCGTTGCGGCGCTGCGCAACCAATTCGGCGGGCACGCCGTCAAGAGCGAGGCGCATGCCTGA